In Clarias gariepinus isolate MV-2021 ecotype Netherlands chromosome 1, CGAR_prim_01v2, whole genome shotgun sequence, one DNA window encodes the following:
- the miga1 gene encoding mitoguardin 1 gives MTSGRAGDRVRWCENGTMAEDVLRDCSLALKTAVLRAATDLPLSVFSSLPQVSLSSGAKKLVAVAAFGAVSVLFLARRFKRRKGKKKVVQEQKRSEFLSTLPPLKDVTCARQNLSLSLNSKSGISRHGLSNGGLHGKLSSSLQSLTSVRSLNSCSEGTNGSACWDGTDDANLRDIVTTPENLYMMGMELFEEALRRWEEALNFRSRLADDEAECSSVKLGAGDAIAEETVEDIISGEFIRKLESLLQRAYRLQEEFEGAMGFAEPAPHHSEKHTEGSMREDLDDSCWRDTVSIGSTDSFVSAAELSEHKAALCLGSLCRYPFYEEALQMAEDGKISCRVLRTEMLECLGDTDFLAKLHCIRQACQVILQDLSTRKFLADAGKKILSSIIVKAEKNPKRFEEVYEEMIVFLEDQEHWESTEAELSTRGVKHLNFYDIVLDFILMDSFEDLENPPMSITNVVNNRWLNNAFKETAVASSCWSVLKQKRQHVKIQNGFIAHFYAVCEHISPELAWGFLGPRSTLHDFCCFFKEQVLLFLKDIFDLEKVRYSSVDTLAEDVLRLLHHRAELLLSHPGTDCSAHTNGHTSGVPCRGSGTLPGTWVQ, from the exons gACCTCAGGCCGAGCCGGGGATCGTGTAAGATGGTGTGAGAATGGCACCATGGCAGAGGACGTGCTCAGAGACTGCTCGCTGGCCTTAAAGACGGCCGTGCTGCGTGCGGCGACGGACCTCCCCCTGTCCGTCTTTTCCTCCCTCCCACAG GTGAGCCTGAGCTCTGGCGCTAAGAAGCTCGTGGCCGTCGCTGCCTTCGGTGCCGTCTCCGTCCTCTTCCTCGCCCGTCGCTTCAAGAGAcggaaagggaagaaaaaagtggTGCAGGAGCAGAAGAGGTCTGAGTTCCTCTCTACGCTTCCACCACTCAAGG ATGTGACTTGCGCCCGTCAGAACCTCAGTTTATCTCTGAACTCAAAAAGCGGCATCTCCCGTCACGGCCTGTCTAACGGTGGCTTACACGGCAAACTCTCCAGCTCTCTGCAAAGTCTGACCTCG GTGAGGAGCTTAAACTCTTGCAGCGAGGGCACCAACGGATCGGCCTGCTGGGACGGAACTGACGATGCCAATCTCCGTGACATCGTCACGACGCCAGAAAACCTCTACATGATGG GTATGGAGTTGTTCGAGGAGGCGCTGCGGCGCTGGGAAGAGGCGCTGAATTTCCGGAGCCGGCTCGCTGACGACGAGGCCGAGTGCTCTTCTGTAAAACTTGGAGCCGGAGACGCCATCGCCGAGGAAACTGTAGAG GACATCATCAGCGGCGAGTTCATCCGTAAGCTGGAGTCTCTGCTGCAGAGAGCTTATCGGCTTCAAGAGGAGTTTGAAGGAGCAATGGGATTCGCCGAGCCGGCTCCGCACCACAGCG AGAAACACACCGAAGGCTCTATGAGGGAGGATTTAGATGACTCCTGTTGGAGAGACACCGTGAGCATCGGCTCCACCGACTCCTTCGTCTCCGCCGCAGAG CTGTCCGAGCATAAGGCCGCCCTCTGTCTTGGCTCTCTCTGTCGTTACCCGTTCTACGAGGAGGCGCTGCAGATGGCCGAAGACGGGAAAATATCCTGCCGAGTTCTTAG AACTGAGATGCTTGAATGCCTTGGAGACACAGATTTCCTCGCCAAGCTGCACTGCATCCGCCAGGCTTGTCAG GTCATTCTTCAAGACTTATCGACTCGGAAGTTTCTGGCTGACGCAGGAAAAAAGATCCTGTCCTCAATAATCGTGAAAGCGGAGAAG AACCCCAAGAGGTTTGAGGAAGTTTATGAGGAAATGATTGTCTTCCTGGAGGATCAGGAACATTGGGAGAGCACCGAGGCTGAGCTCTCTACCAGAGGA gtgAAGCATTTAAATTTCTACGACATCGTCCTCGACTTTATCCTCATGGATTCTTTTGAGGATCTTGAGAATCCGCCCATGTCCATTACCAATGTTGTGAACAACCGCTGGCTTAACAACGCATTCAAAGAAACG GCAGTGGCATCAAGTTGTTGGTCTGTCCTAAAGCAAAAACGACAACATGTGAAG ATTCAGAACGGTTTTATTGCTCACTTCTACGCGGTGTGTGAGCACATCAGCCCCGAATTAGCATGGGGTTTTCTTGGGCCAAGAAGCACCCTGCATGACTTCTGCTGCTTCTTCAAG GAACAGGTACTGCTCTTCCTGAAGGACATCTTCGATTTGGAGAAGGTGCGTTACTCCAGTGTGGACACTCTGGCTGAAGACGTTCTGCGTCTGCTGCACCACCGAGCCGAGTTGCTTCTGAGCCACCCGGGCACTGACTGCTCCGCCCACACTAACGGCCACACCAGCGGAGTGCCCTGTCGGGGGTCTGGCACTCTGCCTGGGACTTGGGTGCAGTGA